Proteins from one Corynebacterium epidermidicanis genomic window:
- the purB gene encoding adenylosuccinate lyase, with the protein MAEKKKIANVLSNRYASAELSNIWSAESKIVMERQLWIAVMKAQKDLGVDIPAEAIAAYEAVIDQVDVDSIAAREKVTRHDVKARIEEFNALAGHEHIHKGMTSRDLTENVEQLQIHESLTILRNKAVTVAARIGERAAQYQTLVMAGRSHNVAAQATTLGKRFASAADELLVAIERTESLIDRYPLRGIKGPMGTAQDMLDLMGGNETKLASLETSIADHLGFHRVFDSVGQVYPRSLDFDAVSALVQLGAGPSSLAHTIRLMAGNETVTEGFKEGQVGSSAMPHKMNARSCERVGGFQVILRGYLTMVADLSGQQWNEGDVFCSVVRRVALPDAFFALDGMFETFLTVLDEFGAFPAMIDRELERYLPFLATTRILMAAVRAGVGRETAHEIIKENAVAVALNMRENGGSQDLIERLAADERMPLSLSDLQEALADRHAFIGAAESQVDRVLARVQDLVNRYPEAANYRPGDIL; encoded by the coding sequence GTGGCTGAAAAGAAGAAGATTGCAAACGTCCTGTCCAACCGGTACGCCTCGGCGGAATTGTCTAACATTTGGAGTGCTGAATCCAAGATCGTGATGGAGCGCCAGCTCTGGATTGCGGTCATGAAAGCGCAAAAGGATCTGGGGGTAGATATTCCCGCGGAGGCAATTGCAGCTTACGAGGCTGTTATTGACCAGGTAGATGTTGATTCGATTGCTGCTCGGGAAAAGGTTACCCGCCACGATGTGAAGGCTCGCATCGAGGAATTCAATGCTCTCGCTGGGCACGAGCATATCCACAAGGGGATGACCTCTCGAGACCTTACGGAAAACGTCGAGCAGCTGCAGATTCATGAGTCGCTGACGATTCTGCGGAACAAGGCCGTCACTGTGGCTGCCCGCATTGGCGAGCGTGCGGCGCAGTACCAGACCTTGGTGATGGCGGGCCGTTCCCATAACGTCGCTGCTCAGGCCACGACTTTGGGGAAGCGCTTTGCCTCGGCGGCGGATGAGTTACTGGTTGCCATTGAGCGTACGGAATCTTTGATTGACCGTTACCCACTGCGCGGTATTAAGGGTCCGATGGGCACTGCGCAGGACATGCTGGATCTCATGGGTGGCAATGAAACGAAGTTGGCCTCGCTCGAAACTTCTATCGCTGACCATTTGGGCTTCCATCGGGTTTTTGACTCGGTGGGGCAGGTGTACCCACGTTCGCTGGATTTCGACGCCGTCTCGGCTCTGGTGCAGCTCGGTGCCGGGCCTAGCTCGTTGGCGCACACCATCCGATTGATGGCGGGCAACGAGACCGTGACGGAGGGCTTCAAGGAGGGCCAGGTCGGTTCCTCGGCTATGCCGCACAAGATGAATGCCCGTTCCTGTGAGCGGGTGGGTGGCTTCCAGGTCATTCTGCGCGGTTACTTGACGATGGTTGCTGACCTGTCGGGACAGCAGTGGAACGAAGGCGACGTGTTCTGTTCCGTGGTCCGTCGCGTGGCCTTGCCTGATGCCTTCTTCGCGTTGGACGGCATGTTTGAGACCTTCCTGACCGTGCTCGATGAGTTTGGTGCCTTCCCTGCGATGATCGACCGCGAGCTCGAGCGTTACTTGCCGTTCTTGGCTACCACCCGCATTTTGATGGCTGCGGTCCGGGCAGGCGTTGGCCGTGAGACAGCGCACGAGATTATCAAGGAAAATGCGGTTGCTGTCGCGCTTAACATGCGTGAAAACGGCGGCTCGCAGGACTTGATCGAGCGCTTGGCCGCCGACGAGCGCATGCCACTCTCGCTATCTGACCTGCAAGAAGCCCTGGCCGACCGCCATGCCTTCATCGGTGCTGCCGAGTCCCAGGTAGATCGGGTGCTCGCCCGGGTGCAGGACCTGGTTAACCGTTACCCAGAGGCCGCGAATTACCGCCCAGGAGACATCCTCTAA
- a CDS encoding TrkH family potassium uptake protein: MDSSISEEQKRGLSPAQLVSGSFLLLILLGTSLLLLPIARSGPQSPEFVTALFTATSAVCLTGLNVVDTATYWSHFGQAVILILIQIGGLGIMTLATVVSFVLAGRMGVKGRLRAAAEQRGRDLGEIRTIIWGTVGFSLAIELIIALLLFFRFFFSYDYSFGPAVWQSVFHAVSAFNNAGFGLQSTNLVPFVNDAGIIMPIAFGIIVGGLGFPVLLELTARLRSGHKTLPSLTLRFTLWGTTFLLVLGTVGFGVMEWNGALKELSPGSAVMAAFFHSVSTRTAGFNSIDLSNLHSSSLLLTDFLMLLGGGSGGTAGGVKVTTAAVLVAVMVAEIRGDEQLLVGGRRIPGRTVRQAMAVFMMAFVLVVGSIMGLQILMPQFSSHQIVFETISAFATVGLTTGITPQLPDVAQIWLVALMYAGRVGPITVVAALAARNNRRMYSFPVERPFIG, encoded by the coding sequence GTGGATTCTTCAATTTCCGAGGAACAGAAACGTGGCCTGAGCCCAGCCCAGCTGGTCTCAGGCAGTTTCTTGTTGCTCATCTTGCTGGGCACCTCGCTATTGCTGCTGCCCATTGCCCGAAGTGGGCCGCAGAGCCCCGAGTTTGTCACGGCGCTGTTCACCGCAACGTCAGCCGTGTGCCTGACCGGTTTGAACGTGGTGGACACGGCCACCTATTGGTCCCATTTCGGCCAAGCAGTCATTTTGATCCTGATCCAAATTGGTGGTTTGGGCATCATGACACTGGCCACGGTGGTGAGCTTCGTGTTGGCGGGTCGCATGGGCGTAAAAGGACGTCTCCGGGCGGCCGCGGAACAGCGTGGCCGTGATCTCGGAGAAATCCGCACGATCATCTGGGGAACGGTGGGTTTTTCCCTTGCCATCGAACTGATTATTGCGTTGCTGCTTTTCTTCCGCTTCTTTTTTAGCTACGACTATTCTTTCGGCCCGGCTGTGTGGCAGAGCGTTTTCCACGCGGTGTCAGCCTTCAACAACGCCGGGTTCGGGCTCCAATCGACGAACCTGGTGCCCTTTGTCAACGACGCCGGAATCATCATGCCCATTGCTTTCGGCATCATCGTTGGTGGCTTAGGATTCCCGGTTCTGCTAGAGCTGACCGCCCGGCTGCGGTCCGGACACAAGACGCTGCCGAGTCTGACCCTGCGATTTACCTTGTGGGGCACGACCTTCCTGCTGGTGCTAGGTACGGTCGGTTTCGGAGTGATGGAATGGAATGGCGCGCTGAAGGAGCTCAGCCCAGGATCCGCGGTGATGGCGGCTTTCTTCCACTCGGTTTCAACGCGCACCGCAGGCTTCAATTCCATTGACCTGTCCAATCTGCATTCGTCGTCGCTGCTGCTCACAGACTTCCTCATGCTCCTCGGCGGCGGATCAGGTGGTACCGCAGGTGGCGTAAAGGTCACCACGGCCGCGGTGCTGGTTGCCGTAATGGTGGCCGAGATCCGCGGTGATGAACAGCTGCTCGTAGGAGGACGCCGCATTCCTGGACGCACCGTGCGACAGGCAATGGCCGTGTTTATGATGGCGTTTGTGCTGGTAGTCGGGTCCATAATGGGGTTGCAAATTTTGATGCCGCAGTTTTCCTCCCACCAAATTGTCTTCGAAACAATTTCGGCCTTCGCTACCGTGGGATTGACCACCGGCATTACCCCGCAGTTACCTGACGTGGCGCAGATCTGGCTCGTAGCATTGATGTACGCCGGTCGCGTCGGGCCGATTACCGTGGTGGCTGCTTTGGCCGCCCGAAACAACCGCAGAATGTATTCCTTCCCAGTAGAGAGGCCGTTCATTGGCTAA
- a CDS encoding phosphoribosylaminoimidazolesuccinocarboxamide synthase, with protein sequence MRPELSSYNHLSAGKVREIYEIDDKTLLMLVSDRISAYDYILDTEIPDKGRVLTAMSMYFFDSIDFPNHLAGPIDDPRIPEEVLGRAIVCKKLEMLPFECVARGYLTGSGLAEYQQSGTVCGIELPEGLREASKLPEPIFTPATKAEIGDHDENVSFDKVVEKLGQARAEELRDATLRIYQQAADMALEKGIILADTKFEFGLDEEGNLVLADEVLTPDSSRYWPADGYAEGKVQPSFDKQYVRNWLTGNKSGWDKNSQTPPPPLPGSVVEATRERYVEAYERISGKKFADWIGCCV encoded by the coding sequence ATGCGTCCTGAACTTTCCTCGTACAACCACCTTTCGGCTGGCAAAGTGCGCGAAATCTACGAAATCGATGATAAGACCCTATTGATGCTGGTCTCCGATCGAATTTCGGCATACGACTACATCCTGGATACGGAAATCCCCGACAAGGGTCGGGTGCTCACCGCAATGAGTATGTACTTCTTTGACAGTATCGATTTCCCGAACCACTTGGCTGGCCCAATCGACGATCCTCGGATTCCGGAGGAAGTTCTCGGGCGTGCGATCGTGTGCAAGAAGCTCGAGATGCTGCCGTTCGAATGCGTGGCTCGAGGCTACCTAACTGGTTCCGGATTGGCGGAGTACCAGCAGTCGGGAACAGTATGCGGCATCGAATTGCCGGAAGGACTGCGCGAGGCGTCTAAGCTTCCTGAACCGATTTTCACGCCAGCTACCAAGGCTGAAATTGGTGATCACGACGAAAACGTGAGCTTTGACAAAGTGGTGGAGAAGCTGGGACAGGCGCGCGCGGAGGAGCTGCGCGACGCTACTCTGCGCATCTACCAGCAGGCAGCAGATATGGCACTTGAGAAGGGCATCATCTTGGCGGATACCAAGTTTGAGTTCGGCCTCGACGAGGAGGGCAATCTCGTGCTTGCCGACGAAGTGCTGACCCCAGATTCCTCCCGCTACTGGCCCGCCGATGGCTATGCTGAAGGCAAAGTGCAGCCAAGCTTTGACAAGCAGTACGTGCGTAACTGGTTGACCGGAAACAAGTCCGGCTGGGACAAGAACTCGCAGACCCCACCGCCACCACTTCCCGGTTCTGTGGTGGAAGCAACCCGCGAGCGTTACGTGGAAGCATACGAACGAATTTCTGGCAAGAAGTTTGCCGATTGGATTGGTTGCTGCGTTTAG
- a CDS encoding FecCD family ABC transporter permease, producing MTATVTSSRTRTSSPENAEQATTPTGAAEASVVRTLLETNQRTVRRRLAIIVGLTAVALVAFFASTVVGPINLSIRQVVLGIANPSSLDSTEFTVLWKLRLPMSVMALLVGISLSVAGAQMQTILGNPLAEPFTLGISAAAAFGGAAGIVFGIAPLSVPQLNLALLAWLAAMVATSVIILAALYKGATAETMILLGIGLVFLFQAMLALMQYRSSAEALQRIVFWTMGSLTRASWLGNAVIAGALAVALPVLWLLSWQLTALRLGDERALAMGVNVTVLRVTVLAVVSLLSATAVAFCGIIGFVGLVGPHIARMLVGEEQRFFLPASMAAGAALMCGAHALSLIVVPGVAIPIGIITALVGVPCFVAIVLSKKRVLW from the coding sequence ATGACAGCGACAGTAACTTCGTCAAGAACGCGCACAAGCTCACCGGAAAACGCAGAGCAGGCCACTACCCCCACAGGCGCAGCAGAAGCGAGCGTGGTGCGGACTTTGCTCGAAACTAATCAGCGTACGGTACGACGTCGATTAGCAATCATCGTTGGCCTGACGGCTGTGGCGCTCGTGGCCTTCTTCGCGAGCACGGTTGTCGGTCCCATTAATCTATCGATCCGTCAGGTGGTGCTAGGAATCGCTAACCCGTCTTCGTTGGATAGCACTGAATTCACCGTCTTGTGGAAACTGCGCCTGCCCATGTCCGTGATGGCGCTGCTGGTCGGAATTTCCCTGTCGGTGGCTGGCGCGCAGATGCAGACCATTCTGGGGAATCCACTGGCAGAACCGTTTACGCTGGGTATTTCCGCGGCGGCTGCCTTCGGCGGGGCAGCGGGAATCGTGTTTGGGATTGCGCCACTATCGGTTCCGCAGCTCAACCTAGCCTTGCTGGCCTGGCTGGCGGCCATGGTGGCTACCAGCGTTATTATCCTCGCAGCTCTCTATAAGGGCGCGACAGCTGAGACCATGATTTTGCTGGGTATTGGTCTGGTGTTTTTATTCCAAGCGATGCTGGCGCTGATGCAGTATCGTTCCTCGGCCGAGGCGCTGCAGCGAATCGTGTTTTGGACCATGGGTTCGCTTACCCGCGCTAGCTGGCTTGGCAACGCGGTGATCGCAGGAGCGCTAGCGGTGGCTCTGCCAGTCCTGTGGTTGCTGTCTTGGCAGCTCACGGCACTGCGTCTGGGCGACGAACGCGCCCTTGCCATGGGAGTTAATGTCACGGTACTTCGGGTGACCGTGCTAGCGGTTGTTTCCCTGCTGTCCGCGACGGCAGTGGCATTTTGCGGAATTATCGGTTTTGTTGGACTCGTGGGGCCGCATATCGCGCGGATGTTGGTGGGCGAGGAGCAGCGATTCTTTCTTCCGGCCTCAATGGCGGCCGGTGCTGCGTTGATGTGTGGAGCTCATGCGTTGAGTTTGATCGTGGTGCCAGGCGTTGCCATTCCCATCGGAATTATTACTGCGCTGGTCGGCGTGCCATGTTTTGTTGCCATTGTCTTGTCCAAGAAGCGGGTGTTGTGGTGA
- the purD gene encoding phosphoribosylamine--glycine ligase yields MRILVIGSGAREHALLLGMSKDPVVDELHVVPGNAGMEKLATLHEGKVDDSAAMVRLAQEVAADLVVIGPEIPLVAGVSDALRDAGFPVFGPSKAAAQIEGSKAFAKDVMAAAGVKTAHAEMLPVGSSEADIEAALNRFGPIWVVKDDGLAGGKGVVVTEDRAAALAHVHDVHAGGNPVLLESYLDGPEVSLFCLVDHETVVPLLPAQDHKRVRDNDEGPNTGGMGAYTPLPWLPEDGVQRIVDEVCVPVAKEMVRRGTPYQGLLYAGLAWGKDGIAVVEFNCRFGDPETQAVLALLKTPLAQLLHAASTGTLADQPPLEWAPGYALTVVLAAEGYPENPRTGGEITGADHDNVLHAGTSLRDGTLVSSGGRVLNVIGTGETLADARDAAYATLNEISLAGSHFRSDIALPAVEGRIKI; encoded by the coding sequence ATGCGAATTTTGGTGATCGGTTCGGGCGCCCGTGAACACGCCCTCTTGCTCGGTATGTCCAAAGATCCAGTAGTTGATGAGCTGCATGTTGTACCAGGTAATGCCGGTATGGAAAAGCTTGCTACCCTGCACGAAGGCAAGGTCGACGATTCCGCGGCGATGGTTCGTCTCGCCCAAGAAGTCGCGGCGGACCTCGTGGTCATCGGCCCGGAAATCCCGCTAGTCGCCGGCGTATCTGATGCCCTTCGGGATGCGGGCTTCCCTGTTTTTGGTCCATCTAAGGCGGCCGCCCAGATTGAAGGATCGAAGGCGTTCGCGAAAGACGTGATGGCAGCCGCAGGAGTGAAAACAGCCCACGCGGAGATGCTGCCGGTCGGCTCGAGCGAAGCAGATATCGAGGCTGCCCTCAATCGCTTCGGCCCAATCTGGGTGGTGAAGGACGACGGCCTCGCGGGAGGAAAAGGCGTTGTCGTGACCGAAGACCGCGCGGCTGCTCTCGCCCATGTTCACGATGTTCACGCTGGTGGCAATCCGGTGCTGCTCGAGTCCTACCTCGACGGCCCGGAAGTTTCGCTGTTCTGCCTGGTAGACCATGAGACCGTCGTTCCGCTCCTGCCTGCCCAAGATCACAAGCGCGTGCGTGACAACGACGAGGGGCCCAACACCGGCGGAATGGGCGCGTACACGCCACTTCCATGGCTGCCAGAAGACGGGGTACAGCGCATCGTTGACGAAGTGTGCGTCCCCGTAGCCAAGGAAATGGTGCGGCGCGGTACCCCTTACCAGGGCTTGCTTTATGCTGGTTTGGCTTGGGGCAAGGACGGCATCGCGGTGGTGGAGTTCAACTGCCGTTTCGGCGACCCAGAAACCCAAGCCGTGTTGGCCCTGCTCAAAACCCCTCTTGCGCAATTGCTTCACGCCGCATCCACCGGGACGCTTGCTGATCAGCCACCGCTCGAGTGGGCACCAGGCTACGCGCTGACCGTAGTGCTGGCCGCCGAAGGCTACCCAGAGAATCCACGCACCGGGGGCGAGATCACTGGCGCTGACCATGACAACGTGCTGCACGCGGGCACTTCGCTTCGCGACGGCACCTTGGTTTCCTCCGGGGGACGCGTACTCAACGTGATTGGCACGGGCGAAACGCTTGCCGACGCGCGCGATGCAGCCTATGCGACCCTCAACGAAATCTCGCTGGCAGGCTCACATTTCCGCAGCGACATCGCCCTTCCCGCAGTCGAAGGCCGCATAAAAATCTAG
- a CDS encoding S9 family peptidase, whose product MYPIADKRPVTRSFHGREFVDNYEWLREKEAPEVREYLEAENAYTAEQTAQLSTLSENIFQELKGRIKETDMSVPVRQGNYWYYSRTEEGKSYGTSCRLPVREGDDAWIPPVIEEQAPEGEEVLLDVNEMAAGHDFFSLGASTVTLSGNLLAYSVDTAGDERFTLRIKDLRSGEVLPDIIEGISYGATWAGEDYVFYQRVDDAWRPDSVWRHKVGTPVDEDVLVFHEPDEHFWVGVGTTRSEKYLMIAVGSKITSETWVLPLDDPTGEFVCLLPRQDGVEYDVDHAVIDGKDHWLVTHNATGPNFEVGIAEVGAFDSLAELQVLVPHRADVRIEGIDPFAGHLVLGYRRGGIGRLALMSLANGLGSFVEMEFSEELYSVGGGGNPEWDTPVYRYSYSSFTEPGSVNLLDVATGDRTLLKQQEVLGGYQASDYVARREWARAEDGTRIPISLVHRADLDLSQPQPVILYGYGSYESSFDPSFSNLWVSAYDRGVIFAVAHVRGGGEMGRLWYDNGKLLSKKNTFTDFIAVADHLIDTKVTTPEMMVAEGGSAGGLLMGAVANMGGDRFVGINAKVPFVDPLTSMLMPELPLTVVEWDEWGDPFHDPEVYDYMASYAPYENVSAKRYPDILAVTSLNDTRVLYVEPAKWIARLRDVATGGEFLLKTEMAAGHGGVSGRYERWRQSAFELAWSLNKAAGMLA is encoded by the coding sequence ATGTATCCAATCGCTGACAAACGCCCCGTTACCCGCAGTTTTCATGGCCGGGAATTCGTTGACAACTACGAGTGGCTTCGGGAAAAGGAAGCACCGGAGGTACGGGAATACCTCGAAGCAGAAAATGCCTACACGGCTGAGCAGACAGCCCAGCTGAGCACCTTGAGCGAGAACATCTTCCAGGAATTGAAGGGGCGTATCAAGGAAACGGACATGTCTGTGCCGGTACGTCAGGGCAATTACTGGTACTACTCCCGCACCGAGGAAGGAAAGTCCTACGGGACGTCTTGCAGACTCCCCGTTAGGGAAGGCGACGATGCTTGGATTCCGCCGGTGATCGAGGAGCAGGCTCCAGAGGGTGAAGAGGTGCTACTGGATGTCAACGAAATGGCGGCCGGCCACGACTTCTTTTCCCTCGGAGCGTCGACGGTGACGTTGTCCGGCAATTTGCTTGCCTACTCGGTGGACACCGCCGGCGATGAGCGTTTCACCCTGCGGATCAAAGACTTGCGTTCCGGCGAAGTCCTGCCGGACATCATCGAGGGAATCTCTTACGGAGCTACGTGGGCAGGCGAGGATTATGTGTTCTACCAGCGTGTCGACGACGCCTGGCGCCCCGATTCCGTGTGGCGCCACAAGGTAGGCACGCCTGTCGACGAAGACGTCTTGGTCTTCCACGAGCCTGACGAGCACTTCTGGGTAGGTGTGGGTACCACTCGCTCAGAAAAGTACCTGATGATTGCCGTCGGTTCGAAGATCACTTCAGAAACCTGGGTACTACCGCTCGATGACCCGACCGGGGAGTTTGTCTGTCTGTTGCCCCGCCAGGATGGCGTGGAGTACGACGTGGACCATGCGGTCATCGACGGCAAGGACCATTGGTTGGTCACGCACAACGCCACCGGCCCGAACTTTGAGGTGGGTATCGCGGAAGTTGGGGCATTTGACTCTTTGGCCGAGTTGCAAGTGCTGGTTCCGCACCGCGCGGATGTCCGAATCGAAGGGATCGACCCGTTCGCCGGGCACTTGGTCTTGGGTTATCGCCGAGGCGGAATTGGCCGGTTAGCGTTGATGTCGCTGGCCAACGGACTTGGTTCGTTCGTGGAAATGGAGTTTTCGGAAGAACTCTATTCGGTGGGCGGTGGCGGCAATCCGGAGTGGGATACTCCGGTCTACCGCTACTCCTACTCGAGCTTCACCGAACCGGGCAGCGTGAACCTCCTTGACGTGGCCACGGGGGATCGCACACTGCTCAAGCAACAGGAAGTTCTGGGTGGCTACCAAGCCTCCGACTATGTGGCGCGTCGCGAGTGGGCCCGAGCTGAAGACGGTACTCGTATTCCAATCTCCCTCGTTCACCGTGCTGACCTCGACCTATCGCAGCCTCAACCGGTGATTCTTTACGGATATGGTTCGTACGAATCGAGCTTCGACCCGAGCTTTTCCAATTTGTGGGTTTCTGCTTATGACCGTGGCGTGATTTTCGCTGTCGCCCACGTGCGTGGCGGGGGAGAGATGGGGCGACTGTGGTACGACAACGGAAAATTGCTGTCAAAGAAGAATACGTTTACTGACTTCATCGCTGTGGCTGACCACCTGATTGATACCAAGGTCACCACTCCGGAGATGATGGTGGCCGAGGGCGGTTCGGCGGGTGGCTTGCTGATGGGCGCGGTAGCGAACATGGGCGGGGATCGGTTCGTAGGCATCAATGCAAAGGTCCCGTTCGTGGACCCGTTGACCTCGATGCTCATGCCTGAACTTCCGCTGACGGTTGTGGAATGGGATGAATGGGGCGACCCTTTCCACGACCCGGAGGTCTATGACTACATGGCTTCCTACGCGCCCTACGAGAACGTGTCTGCCAAGCGCTACCCGGATATCCTTGCCGTGACCTCTCTCAATGACACCCGGGTGTTGTATGTCGAACCTGCCAAGTGGATTGCCCGGCTTCGCGACGTAGCAACAGGTGGCGAATTCTTGTTGAAGACCGAAATGGCCGCGGGCCACGGGGGCGTGTCCGGGCGGTACGAGCGCTGGCGTCAATCCGCCTTTGAGTTGGCTTGGTCGCTAAACAAGGCGGCGGGGATGCTTGCTTAA
- a CDS encoding ABC transporter ATP-binding protein yields MTISLEVDNFRVAYGNRTVIADLSLQRMVGGQVVGLLGPNAAGKSSLLQAIAGVSKPAAGRLTLTVDNHELAPKQAREAIGYVPQDLPKSAALTSFETIVVAGRRRQGAAQARLRAAEIMTQLDIAHLAGTYLSELSGGQQQMVALAQMLVTDPAVLLLDEPTSALDLQRQLFVLSEIRRRVRDTDAVAVVAIHDINLAARFCDELVVIQAGEVRAQGRPEDVLTAELLREVYGVRAEIIDHQGVPVICAVG; encoded by the coding sequence GTGACAATTTCCCTAGAAGTCGACAATTTTCGGGTAGCTTATGGCAATCGCACGGTTATTGCGGACTTGAGCCTGCAGCGCATGGTGGGTGGCCAAGTGGTGGGATTGTTGGGGCCGAATGCGGCCGGCAAATCTAGCCTCTTGCAAGCAATTGCGGGGGTTTCCAAACCCGCCGCTGGCCGGCTGACGCTGACTGTCGACAATCACGAGTTAGCACCGAAGCAGGCCCGTGAAGCGATCGGGTACGTACCGCAAGACCTACCGAAATCTGCGGCGCTGACCTCCTTCGAGACGATCGTGGTCGCAGGGCGTCGTCGACAAGGCGCCGCTCAGGCCAGGCTGCGGGCTGCGGAGATCATGACCCAGCTCGACATCGCCCACCTCGCCGGCACCTACCTCAGCGAGCTCTCCGGCGGGCAACAGCAAATGGTCGCGCTCGCGCAGATGCTGGTCACGGACCCTGCGGTGTTGCTTCTCGACGAACCGACCTCCGCCCTCGACTTGCAGCGCCAACTGTTTGTGCTCAGCGAGATTCGACGTCGGGTGCGCGATACCGATGCAGTGGCGGTAGTAGCTATCCATGACATAAACCTCGCGGCGCGGTTCTGCGATGAGTTAGTGGTAATCCAGGCGGGCGAGGTGCGAGCCCAGGGACGCCCTGAAGATGTACTGACCGCTGAGCTTTTGCGCGAAGTCTACGGGGTGCGGGCCGAGATTATCGACCACCAGGGAGTGCCGGTGATTTGCGCGGTGGGGTAG
- a CDS encoding ABC transporter substrate-binding protein: protein MTKWKKIAAVASACSLASLATACGVAGNGDKAGTNPGRDSQASISVTDVMGRTVTFDKQPERIILGEGRSVFATSILDREQPTRNVVAMGSDLQSGAPSFRDRLLQTHPEVRDIPEIGSLAKNDVNVETLLAYQPDVITMTADHYAGARDTGLLDKLDQAGLKYVVTDFRQHPMTNTTTSMTVFGKIMGKQAAADAFNTEWTESVTRVKERVAKANKKETFVWRAGGYFDCCGSVKDGNIGEFVNAAGGQNLGDSILDTEFGSVTPEKLIAEQPEHILVTGGSWAPKGEQKVSHVTLGYTSEPAKAQQTLRDLTQVAGMDKVSALSNGHSAAIWHQFYDSPMNFMAVEFIARWLHPELFVDVDTEKHWEDVHKKYFPFDASGVFFVTNPANPADLANPQ, encoded by the coding sequence GTGACCAAATGGAAGAAGATCGCCGCTGTGGCGTCTGCTTGCTCCCTGGCGAGCCTTGCTACCGCATGTGGGGTAGCCGGGAATGGCGATAAGGCTGGGACAAACCCGGGGCGGGACAGCCAGGCGTCGATAAGCGTGACGGATGTGATGGGGCGCACCGTGACGTTCGATAAGCAGCCGGAACGCATTATTCTCGGCGAGGGACGTAGCGTGTTTGCGACGTCAATACTCGATCGTGAGCAGCCCACCCGAAATGTCGTGGCCATGGGCAGCGATTTGCAGTCCGGGGCGCCTTCCTTCCGGGACCGACTGCTTCAGACGCATCCGGAGGTGCGCGATATTCCGGAGATTGGCAGCCTGGCCAAGAACGATGTCAACGTGGAGACGCTGTTGGCATATCAGCCGGACGTGATCACGATGACAGCCGATCACTATGCGGGCGCGCGCGACACAGGCCTGCTGGACAAGCTTGATCAAGCTGGGCTGAAGTATGTGGTCACCGACTTCCGTCAGCATCCAATGACGAACACCACGACATCCATGACCGTGTTTGGCAAGATCATGGGAAAGCAGGCAGCTGCGGACGCGTTCAATACCGAATGGACGGAATCGGTCACTCGGGTGAAAGAACGAGTCGCCAAGGCGAATAAGAAGGAGACATTTGTTTGGCGCGCCGGCGGCTATTTCGATTGCTGTGGCTCAGTCAAAGATGGCAACATCGGCGAGTTCGTCAATGCGGCCGGTGGCCAAAATCTCGGCGACAGCATTCTTGACACCGAATTTGGCTCGGTCACACCAGAGAAGCTGATTGCCGAGCAGCCAGAGCACATCCTGGTGACAGGTGGCTCGTGGGCTCCCAAAGGCGAACAAAAAGTATCGCATGTGACGCTGGGGTACACCTCGGAGCCTGCGAAGGCGCAGCAAACCTTGCGTGACCTCACCCAGGTGGCCGGGATGGACAAAGTGTCGGCATTGAGCAATGGCCATTCGGCAGCTATTTGGCACCAGTTCTACGACTCGCCGATGAATTTCATGGCCGTGGAATTCATCGCGAGGTGGCTGCATCCCGAGCTTTTTGTAGATGTAGACACTGAGAAGCACTGGGAGGACGTCCACAAGAAGTACTTCCCGTTTGATGCCAGCGGAGTCTTTTTTGTGACGAACCCGGCGAACCCGGCAGATCTGGCGAACCCGCAGTAA
- a CDS encoding potassium channel family protein — protein MALGEELVHSGVEVLGIDVSEAVVTKAAPLLTHAVIAETTSAEALRQLGVQDAQRVVIGIGSDMGASLLTASAVMDLDVPSVWAKADNAQHAKILTQIGVHHVVRPERDTGRRIAHLIAGHLQEYIEFDRDFAMAKMAPPVDMHGRKIEQCPRGINIVAVRSADGRFATPAPGYVLRSGDLVIAAGRVKDLDKFAES, from the coding sequence ATGGCCCTCGGCGAAGAGCTCGTGCATTCCGGCGTGGAGGTTTTGGGCATCGACGTCTCCGAAGCCGTGGTGACCAAGGCAGCACCATTGCTCACTCATGCGGTAATCGCGGAAACCACCTCTGCGGAAGCCTTGCGGCAACTCGGCGTGCAGGATGCGCAGCGTGTGGTCATCGGTATCGGGTCGGACATGGGGGCTTCGCTGCTCACCGCCTCTGCTGTCATGGACCTCGATGTTCCAAGTGTGTGGGCGAAGGCTGATAACGCTCAACACGCGAAGATTTTGACGCAGATCGGCGTGCACCATGTAGTGCGACCGGAGCGGGACACCGGGCGTCGCATTGCTCACCTGATCGCTGGACATTTGCAGGAATACATCGAGTTTGACCGGGACTTTGCCATGGCGAAGATGGCCCCGCCGGTGGACATGCACGGCCGCAAGATTGAACAGTGCCCGCGTGGCATCAATATTGTGGCGGTACGCAGTGCGGATGGTCGTTTTGCTACCCCCGCGCCGGGCTATGTTTTGCGGTCCGGAGATCTCGTTATTGCTGCGGGGCGTGTGAAGGATTTGGATAAGTTCGCTGAATCCTAA